In one window of Macrotis lagotis isolate mMagLag1 chromosome 5, bilby.v1.9.chrom.fasta, whole genome shotgun sequence DNA:
- the GJA8 gene encoding gap junction alpha-8 protein, which yields MGDWSFLGNILEEVNEHSTVIGRVWLTVLFIFRILILGTAAEFVWGDEQSDFVCNTQQPGCENVCYDEAFPISHIRLWVLQIIFVSTPSLVYVGHAVHHVRMEEKRKEREAEEVCQSGANGERLPLALDQGSPKKSSNSTKGTKKFRLEGTLLRTYICHIIFKTLFEVGFIVGHYFLYGFRILPLYQCSRWPCPNVVDCFVSRPTEKTIFILFMLSVASVSLFLNIMEISHLGLKRIRSAFNRPSEQPLGEIPEKSLHSIAVSSIQKAKGYQLLEEEKIVSHYFPLTEVGVVETRPLAATSFSRFEEKIGTGPLGELSRAYTETLPSYTQVGEQEVEAKSEEEEAEAPPEEEEKRPEPEAMTPEVQEASVEQEEEKEKTGTPGEKKAKDKQELPLEKVPLCPELAADDPRPLSRLSKASSRARSDDLTV from the coding sequence ATGGGTGACTGGAGTTTCCTGGGGAATATCTTGGAGGAGGTGAATGAACACTCCACAGTCATCGGCAGGGTCTGGCTCACCGTCCTCTTCATCTTCCGGATTCTCATCCTGGGCACGGCTGCAGAATTTGTATGGGGAGACGAACAGTCAGATTTCGTATGTAACACCCAACAGCCAGGTTGTGAGAATGTCTGCTATGACGAGGCCTTCCCCATCTCTCACATTCGCCTCTGGGTCTTACAGATCATCTTCGTCTCCACTCCATCCCTAGTATATGTGGGTCATGCTGTGCATCATGTCCGcatggaagaaaagaggaaagagagggaagctGAGGAAGTCTGCCAGTCAGGGGCCAATGGCGAGAGGCTGCCATTAGCCTTGGATCAAGGCAGTCCCAAGAAGAGCAGCAACAGTACCAAGGGCACCAAAAAGTTCCGGTTGGAAGGGACTCTTTTGAGGACCTATATCTGCCACATAATCTTTAAGACACTCTTTGAGGTGGGCTTCATAGTGGGACATTATTTCTTGTATGGTTTTCGGATCCTGCCTTTATATCAGTGTAGCCGATGGCCCTGCCCCAATGTGGTGGACTGCTTCGTGTCAAGACCCACAGAGAAGAccattttcatccttttcatGCTCTCTGTGGCCTCTGTGTCCCTCTTCCTCAACATCATGGAAATCAGCCACCTGGGTCTAAAGAGAATCCGATCTGCTTTCAACAGACCTTCGGAACAACCCCTGGGGGAGATCCCTGAGAAATCCCTCCACTCTATTGCTGTCTCCTCCATCCAAAAGGCCAAGGGCTACCAGCTcctagaagaagagaaaattgtaTCCCACTATTTCCCCCTAACTGAGGTTGGAGTGGTGGAAACAAGACCCCTTGCTGCCACATCCTTCAGTCGTTTTGAAGAGAAAATTGGCACTGGACCTCTGGGAGAACTGTCCCGGGCATACACAGAAACACTTCCTTCCTATACTCAAGTGGGAGAACAGGAAGTAGAGGCAAAGAGTGAAGAAGAGGAGGCAGAGGCACCaccagaggaggaagaaaagaggccAGAACCAGAGGCAATGACCCCAGAAGTTCAGGAAGCCTCTgtggagcaggaggaggagaaggagaagacagGAACCCCAGgagaaaagaaggcaaaagataaGCAAGAGCTTCCACTGGAGAAGGTGCCACTGTGCCCAGAGCTGGCAGCAGATGACCCCAGACCCCTCAGTCGATTAAGCAAAGCCAGTAGTCGGGCAAGGTCAGATGATTTGACTGTatga